Proteins from a genomic interval of Chloroflexota bacterium:
- a CDS encoding ABC transporter permease — protein sequence MSIAFRKVWRDLWNHKGRTFLVVISIAVGVMALGMTTASNTLLKREMAESRLARRRPDARLSFIIPLNDDAVQAVAAMPEVAQAEGRISANIRWAAVFDGEWKDGLLTVSPDYEHQVFDLLELKNGAWPGPDEIAVEVSHQASYGVPPIGEMMYVQVNNRALPLKIVGALRDPLQLPPPYNAINKTAFYVSRDTAEHILGTRDFNQLGFTVPAYSEANVQKAAKAVQDKLKRLGILSATTTFSLDIQDPTGDQVGQFMDGLGLVLIVMAFFSLALSATLVINTINAIVAQQVTQIGIMKTIGGLYWQIVTLYLAGVAVYGLLSLVVAVPIGALSGYYLSAFWLTAFNVPVAPFEILPESFLYQAGVGLLTPLVAALWPVFQGVSIPVRQAIAAYGLGTGRYGSKWLDKVMGQVQGFPRMATLALRNTFRRAGRVALTEITLLSAGAIFMMVVATGNSFNQTIDNVWSNWGFDVVFVFKNYQRIAEVEQVIWAQPGVNQVEMWAWVQATAHLPGRANPGDQYDIQLRGIPRNTRWWWTWAAARKRRGASSAWSRTSAWAAFRTRPSCGAKC from the coding sequence GTGAGCATCGCCTTCCGCAAAGTCTGGCGCGACCTGTGGAATCACAAGGGCCGCACTTTTCTGGTCGTCATCAGCATTGCCGTAGGTGTGATGGCCCTGGGCATGACGACGGCCAGCAACACCCTCCTCAAACGCGAGATGGCCGAGTCGCGGCTGGCCCGCCGCCGGCCCGATGCCCGCCTGAGTTTCATCATCCCCTTGAACGACGACGCGGTGCAGGCTGTGGCCGCCATGCCCGAAGTGGCCCAGGCCGAAGGCCGCATCAGCGCCAACATTCGCTGGGCGGCGGTCTTCGATGGCGAATGGAAGGACGGCCTGCTCACCGTCTCGCCCGATTACGAGCACCAGGTTTTCGATCTGCTCGAACTGAAGAATGGCGCCTGGCCGGGGCCGGATGAAATTGCGGTTGAGGTCAGTCATCAAGCCTCGTACGGCGTGCCGCCGATTGGCGAGATGATGTACGTCCAGGTGAACAACCGCGCCCTGCCCCTCAAGATCGTCGGCGCGCTCCGTGACCCGCTTCAACTGCCGCCGCCCTACAACGCCATCAACAAGACCGCCTTCTACGTCAGCCGTGACACCGCCGAACACATCCTCGGCACGCGAGACTTCAACCAGTTGGGCTTCACCGTGCCAGCCTACAGCGAAGCTAACGTGCAGAAGGCGGCCAAAGCGGTGCAGGACAAGTTGAAGCGGCTGGGTATCCTGTCGGCCACCACCACCTTCTCGCTCGACATCCAAGACCCGACCGGCGATCAGGTGGGGCAATTCATGGACGGGCTGGGGCTGGTGTTGATCGTCATGGCCTTCTTCTCGCTGGCCCTCAGCGCCACCCTGGTCATCAACACCATCAACGCCATCGTGGCCCAGCAGGTGACTCAGATCGGGATCATGAAAACGATCGGCGGACTGTACTGGCAGATCGTCACTCTCTATCTGGCCGGGGTGGCCGTCTACGGTTTGTTGAGCCTGGTCGTGGCCGTGCCCATCGGCGCGTTGAGCGGCTACTATCTTTCGGCCTTCTGGCTTACGGCCTTCAACGTGCCGGTGGCCCCTTTTGAAATACTGCCCGAGTCGTTTTTGTATCAAGCCGGGGTGGGCCTGCTCACGCCGCTGGTTGCGGCCCTTTGGCCGGTGTTCCAGGGAGTCAGCATTCCGGTGCGGCAGGCCATTGCCGCCTACGGCCTGGGCACGGGTCGTTATGGATCGAAGTGGCTCGACAAGGTGATGGGGCAAGTTCAAGGCTTTCCCCGCATGGCGACGCTCGCCCTGCGTAACACCTTTCGCCGCGCCGGCCGGGTGGCCCTCACCGAGATCACCCTTCTCAGCGCCGGCGCGATCTTCATGATGGTCGTCGCCACCGGCAACTCATTCAACCAGACGATTGACAATGTGTGGAGCAACTGGGGCTTCGACGTTGTCTTCGTTTTTAAGAACTACCAGCGCATCGCCGAAGTGGAGCAGGTCATTTGGGCGCAGCCGGGGGTGAACCAGGTGGAGATGTGGGCCTGGGTGCAGGCTACGGCTCACCTGCCGGGCCGGGCCAATCCCGGCGATCAATACGACATTCAACTGCGCGGCATTCCGCGCAACACGAGGTGGTGGTGGACCTGGGCGGCGGCAAGGAAACGACGTGGCGCATCGTCGGCCTGGTCTCGGACATCGGCGTGGGCGGCATTCAGAACACGGCCTTCATGTGGCGCGAAGTGTTGA